One Aegilops tauschii subsp. strangulata cultivar AL8/78 chromosome 7, Aet v6.0, whole genome shotgun sequence genomic window carries:
- the LOC123495172 gene encoding protein FAR-RED IMPAIRED RESPONSE 1-like has protein sequence MGKLLALKQLYGDWDISFDNLYRFKAQVESCCPGSIVQIDHHTINGKIRFRRIFVAMKPCIEGFLSGCRPYLAIDSTFLTGRFKGQLASATAVDGHNWMYPVSFGVFDSETNENWIWFMQLLRQAIGTPNGLAICTDAGQAVMTGVKEVFPEPEHGECMFHLVTNFKKKFHGKVFDDHLWAAAYSWNPYLFDKHWVAMETTKPAATAYIRKWHNRLWSRSQFSTTCKVDYVTNNLAESFNNWIKHHKSLNLDDLFDMARQLIMILWNRRRKVAKELDGLILPHIIKKLNAMTTALGGSGFRFVVNLQEGTCSCRQWQVSGHPCKHALAFITSLSNAHIRHYVDLYFSVDKYRAAYAQLIPAMPDKTQWPKSNHGFFMHPPLLKATAGRRKTERYKGCGEKKRKSGQHLCPICKEYGHHWHKCKKGNPEDIAAMMAVREPPKKRTKTTKTAELSIVPCEDGVPTRMCFPPRFVILHLCS, from the exons ATGGGTAAGTTGCTAGCCTTGAAGCAACTATATGGTGATTGGGATATCAGCTTTGACAATTTGTATAGGTTTAAGGCACAAGTTGAAAGTTGTTGCCCCGGTAGCATAGTGCAGATTGATCATCACACAATAAATGGTAAAATCAGGTTTAGAAGAATTTTTGTTGCTATGAAACCTTGCATAGAGGGGTTCCTTAGTGGTTGCAGACCATATTTGGCAATAGATAGCACATTCTTGACGGGCAGGTTCAAGGGGCAGCTGGCTAGTGCTACCGCCGTTGATGGCCATAATTGGATGTATCCGGTTAGTTTTGGAGTCTTTGATTCTGAAACTAACGAGAATTGGATTTGGTTCATGCAATTGCTAAGGCAGGCCATAGGAACACCAAATGGGTTGGCCATATGCACCGATGCTGGTCAAGCAGTAATGACAGGGGTGAAAGAAGTGTTCCCAGAGCCAGAACATGGGGAATGCATGTTTCACTTGGtgaccaacttcaagaagaagttCCATGGGAAGGTGTTTGATGACCACCTTTGGGCTGCTGCTTACTCATGGAACCCATATTTATTTGACAAACATTGGGTTGCTATGGAGACAACAAAGCCAGCTGCAACTGCATATATAAGGAAGTGGCACAATAGGTTGTGGTCTAGGAGTCAATTCTCAACTACATGCAAGGTGGACTATGTAACCAACAACCTGGCTGAGAGCTTTAACAATTGGATTAAGCACCACAAGTCCTTGAACTTGGATGACCTCTTTGATATGGCGAGACAATTGATTATGATATTGTGGAACCGAAGGAGAAAAGTAGCAAAGGAGTTAGATGGTTTGATTCTGCCCCACATAATTAAGAAGCTGAATGCAATGACCACTGCATTAGGTGGTAGTGGCTTTAGGTTTGTGGTCAACTTGCAAGAGGGAACATGTTCTTGTCGACAATGGCAAGTTTCTGGCCATCCTTGCAAACATGCTCTCGCATTCATCACGTCACTTAGCAATGCACACATACGGCACTATGTGGACTTGTATTTCTCCGTTGACAAATATAGAGCAGCTTATGCCCAACTAATTCCTGCTATGCCGGACAAGACCCAATGGCCTAAATCTAACCATGGATTCTTCATGCATCCACCACTATTGAAGGCCACGGCTGGTAGGCGTAAAACTGAGAGGTACAAAGGTTGCGGTGAGAAGAAAAGGAAAAGTGGTCAACACTTATGCCCTATTTGTAAGGAATATGGGCATCATTGGCACAAATGTAAGAAGGGAAACCCAGAGGACATTGCTGCAATGATGGCTGTGAG agaaccaccaaagaaaaggaCAAAGACAACCAAAACAGCTGAGTTATCCATTGTGCCTTGCGAAGATGGAGTACCAACAAGAATGTGTTTTCCCCCAAGGTTCGTAATTTTACACTTGTGCTCATAA